The following coding sequences lie in one Arachis ipaensis cultivar K30076 chromosome B03, Araip1.1, whole genome shotgun sequence genomic window:
- the LOC107631635 gene encoding potassium transporter 7, whose protein sequence is MAEYGDPERGSSMDSTESRWVFQEDEDDASEIDEFEADLRHHHSVLDSEDEDNGEQRLVRTGPRIDSFDVEALEVPGVQRNEFEDVNMGKRIILAFQTLGVVFGDVGTSPLYTFSVMFRKAPINDNEDIIGALSLVLYTLLLIPLVKYVLVVLWANDDGEGGTFALYSLICRNAKVSLLPNQLPSDARISGFRLKVPSPELERSLKFKERLESSVTLKKILLLLVLAGTSMVIANGVVTPAMSVLSSVNGLRVGVDAIEQDEVVMISVTCLIILFSVQKYGTSKMGLAVGPALFIWFCSLAGIGIYNLVTYDTSVLRAFNPIHIYYFFARNSTKAWYSLGGCILCATGSEAMFADLCYFSVRSVQLTFVFLVLPCLLLGYLGQAAYLMENHADAGQAFFSSVPRGAFWPTFLIALVAALIASRAMTTATFSCIKQSTALGCFPRLKIVHTSRKFMGQIYIPVINWFLLVVSLVFVCSISNIDEIGNAYGIAELGVMMMTTILVTLVMVLIWQTHIIIVLSFVVVFLGLELAFFSSVLCSIPDGSWIILVLGIINFFIMFVWNYGSKLKYETEVKQKLSMDLMRELGSNLGTIRAPGIGLLYNELVKGIPGIFGHFLTTLPAIHSMIIFVSIKYVPVSMVPQSERFLFRRVCQKSYHIFRCIARYGYKDVRKENHQTFEQLLMESLEKFIRREAQERSLESDGDDDSDSEDDYSASRVLIAPNGSVYSLGVPLLAEFNDTNIPTFEASTSEEVASASSNNPPVLDAEQSLERELSFIRKAKESGVVYLVGHGDIRARKDSWFLKKLVINYFYAFLRKNCRRGIANLSVPHSNLMQVGMTYMV, encoded by the exons ATGGCTGAGTACGGGGATCCAGAGAGGGGTTCGTCGATGGATTCCACGGAATCGAGGTGGGTTTTCCAGGAAGACGAGGACGATGCCTCCGAGATTGATGAGTTCGAGGCCGATTTGCGGCACCACCATTCTGTTCTGGATTCTGAGGACGAGGATAATGGCGAGCAGAGGCTCGTTCGAACTGGCCCGCGAATCGATTCCTTCGATGTTGAAGCTCTTGAGGTCCCTGGTGTTCAGAGAAACGAATTTGAG GATGTCAACATGGGAAAGAGAATCATATTGGCTTTTCAAACTCTTGGTgttgtatttggtgatgttggaaCGAGTCCATTATATACCTTCAGTGTTATGTTCAGGAAGGCCCCTATTAATGACAATGAGGACATTATTGGGGCATTGTCACTTGTATTGTATACTCTACTATTGATTCCTTTGGTGAAGTATGTACTGGTTGTTCTGTGGGCCAACGATGATGGTGAAG GTGGCACATTTGCCTTGTACTCTTTGATTTGTCGTAATGCTAAGGTGAGTCTACTTCCCAATCAGTTGCCATCAGATGCCCGGATATCAGGATTTAGGCTGAAGGTGCCTTCCCCTGAGCTTGAAAGGTCATTAAAATTCAAGGAAAGGCTAGAGTCTTCAGTGACTCTCAAGAAGATTCTGCTTCTATTAGTGCTTGCTGGTACTTCTATGGTGATAGCTAATGGGGTTGTAACACCGGCAATGTCAG TTCTATCATCTGTTAATGGTTTGCGAGTCGGCGTAGATGCAATTGAGCAAG ATGAAGTAGTGATGATTTCTGTTACTTGCCTCATCATCTTGTTCAGTGTGCAGAAGTATGGAACAAGTAAAATGGGGCTTGCTGTAGGACCTGCTTTGTTCATATGGTTTTGCTCTCTTGCGGGCATTGGGATATACAATCTAGTCACATATGACACTAGTGTCTTGAGGGCCTTTAATCCTATTCACATCTATTATTTCTTCGCAAGGAATTCAACCAAAGCATGGTATTCACTAGGGGGCTGTATTTTGTGTGCAACTG GTTCTGAGGCCATGTTTGCAGATCTTTGTTATTTCTCTGTTCGATCAGTTCAG CTTACGTTTGTCTTTCTTGTTTTGCCGTGTTTACTATTGGGTTATTTGGGTCAAGCAGCATATCTTATGGAAAACCATGCTGATGCTGGTCAAGCCTTTTTTTCTTCTGTTCCAA GAGGTGCATTCTGGCCAACTTTCCTCATTGCTCTTGTTGCTGCACTAATTGCTAGCCGGGCTATGACGACAGCCACATTTTCATGTATAAAGCAGTCAACTGCACTTGGTTGTTTTCCTCGTCTAAAAATAGTTCATACTTCTCGGAAATTTATGGGCCAGATCTATATCCCTGTCATAAACTGGTTTCTATTGGTTGTTTCCCTGGTGTTTGTCTGCTCTATATCCAACATTGATGAGATTGGAAATGCATatg gCATTGCTGAGCTGGGGGTGATGATGATGACCACTATTTTAGTAACCCTTGTTATGGTCCTTATATGGCAGACACACATCATCATAGTGCTAAGTTTTGTGGTAGTCTTCTTGGGATTGGAGTTGGCTTTCTTTTCCTCAGTTTTGTGTAGTATACCGGATGGAAGTTGGATTATACTGGTCTTAggcataataaatttttttataatgttCGTATGGAATTATGGAAGCAAACTTAAATATGAAACTGAAGTCAAGCAGAAGCTGTCAATGGATTTAATGCGAGAATTGGGCTCCAATCTGGGGACAATACGAGCTCCTGGGATTGGGTTACTTTATAATGAGTTGGTCAAAGGAATTCCAGGAATTTTTGGACATTTTCTAACCACACTTCCTGCAATACACTCCATGATCATATTTGTGAGTATCAAGTATGTTCCAGTTTCTATGGTACCTCAAAGTGAAAGGTTCCTGTTCAGGCGAGTCTGCCAGAAAAGCTATCATATATTTCGTTGTATTGCCAG GTATGGCTACAAAGATGTTCGCAAAGAAAATCACCAGACTTTTGAGCAGCTATTGATGGAGAGCCTAGAGAAGTTTATACGTCGAGAAGCTCAAGAGAGGTCACTTGAGAGTGATGGGGATGATGATAGTGATTCAGAAGATGACTATTCTGCTTCTAGGGTCCTCATAGCTCCCAATGGGAGTGTTTACTCACTCGGCGTTCCCCTTCTGGCTGAATTTAATGATACAAACATTCCCACTTTTGAAGCAAGCACATCAGAGGAGGTGGCTTCAGCATCTTCAAATAATCCCCCAGTGCTTGACGCAGAGCAGAGTCTTGAAAGAGAGTTATCTTTTATACGCAAGGCTAAAGAATCTGGAGTTGTTTATCTTGTTGGTCATGGGGATATACGGGCTAGGAAAGACTCCTGGTTCTTAAAGAAGCTAGTTATTAACTATTTTTATGCCTTTTTGAGAAAGAACTGCAGGAGGGGTATCGCAAACTTAAGTGTACCCCATTCAAATCTGATGCAGGTTGGCATGACTTACATGGTTTGA
- the LOC107631634 gene encoding serine/arginine-rich splicing factor SC35 (The sequence of the model RefSeq protein was modified relative to this genomic sequence to represent the inferred CDS: added 76 bases not found in genome assembly) has protein sequence MSHFGRSGPPDISDTYSLLVLNITFRTTADDLFPLFDKYGKVVDIFIPKDRRTGESRGFAFVRYKYADEAQKAVERLDGRMVDGREITVQFAKYGPNAERIHKGRIIESMPRTRHRSRSRSPRRRYRDDYRDRDYRRRSRSRSYDKYERDRYRGRDRDYRRRSRSRSASPDYKSRGRGRYDDDDDDRRSRSRSRSVDSRSPAHSPSPRRSPSPRRSMSPERSASPRSPRGESPDNRSRDGRSPSPRSVSPRGRPDASRSPSPRNSNGDA, from the exons GCACAACCGCCGACGACCTCTTTCCTCTCTTTGACAAGTATGGCAAGGTCGTTGACATCTTCATCCCCAAAGATCGAAG GACTGGCGAGTCCAGGGGTTTTGCCTTTGTGCGTTACAAGTATGCCGATGAGGCTCAGAAGGCCGTCGAAAGGCTTGACG GAAGAATGGTTGATGGTCGGGAAATAACTGTCCAATTTGCAAAATATGGCCCCAATGCGGAGCGCAT TCACAAAGGAAGGATTATTGAATCAATGCCAAGAACAAGGCATAGGTCAAGGAGCCGCAGCCCAAGGAGAAG GTACCGTGATGATTACAGAGACAGGGATTACCGTAGGAGAAGTCGTAGCAGAAGTTATGATAAGTATGAACGTGACCGGTACCGTGGGAGGGACAGAGATTATCGTCGTCGAAGCAGAAGCCGCAGTGCCAGCCCTGATTACAAGAGTCGAGGGAGGGGGcgctatgatgatgatgatgatgatcgtCGTAGTAGAAGCCGGAGCCGATCGGTGGATAG CCGCTCCCCTGCACATAGTCCTAGTCCTCGAAGGAGTCCTTCACCCCGCAGGAGTATGTCTCCTGAAAGGAGTGCATCCCCAAGAAGTCCTAGAGGTGAAAGTCCTGATAATCGTAGCCGTGATGGACGATCTCCCTCACCTCGCAGTGTCTCACCACGTGGTCGCCCTGATGCTTCGCGAAGCCCATCCCCTCGGAATTCAAATGGTGAT GCGTAA
- the LOC107634738 gene encoding heavy metal-associated isoprenylated plant protein 45-like, giving the protein MEIVELKVEMVCVHEKRLRKCLSKLKGIEKVEVDANCQKVVVTGYIHKNKILKAVRRGGLKADFWSAQNELLNAYVSATYTSFRFNPFNFF; this is encoded by the exons ATGGAG ATTGTGGAGTTAAAAGTGGAAATGGTTTGTGTACACGAGAAAAGACTAAGGAAATGTCTATCAAAATTGAAAG GGATAGAGAAGGTGGAAGTGGATGCTAACTGCCAAAAGGTAGTGGTGACTGGGTACATACACAAGAACAAGATCCTAAAAGCAGTGAGAAGGGGGGGTCTCAAGGCTGATTTCTGGTCTGCGCAGAATGAATTGCTTAATGCTTATGTCAGTGCCACATATACCAGCTTTAGATTCAATCCCTTCAACTTTTTCTAG
- the LOC107634737 gene encoding uncharacterized protein LOC107634737, protein MDEKGGSERWNGAITNLTEMASNLESLQKLLLKKAVFVDEESFAKASLTADQARTIKVLEQRVETLERELDAAITAAARARSEKRQAEAAQRASELHAQEVTKELENTTKVFELHMEELRAKQEEIAKRDDDIKLLEAIIQTLGGKESISTSM, encoded by the exons ATGGATGAGAAAGGAGGAAGCGAGCGATGGAACGGGGCGATCACGAATCTGACGGAGATGGCATCCAATCTGGAGTCTCTCCAgaagcttcttctgaagaagGCCGTTTTCGTCGACGAAGAAAGCTTCGCCAAAGCCTCCCTCACCGCTGACCAAGCCCGCACCATCAAG GTTCTGGAGCAGAGAGTGGAGACTTTGGAACGAGAGCTTGATGCCGCCATCACCGCAGCTGCCCGCGCTCGCTCTGAGAAGCGACAGGCCGAAGCGGCACAGAGAGCTTCTGAATTGCACGCGCAAGAGGTCACCAAAGAGCTTGAGAACACCACAA AGGTGTTTGAGCTGCACATGGAAGAGTTACGTGCAAAGCAAGAAGAAATTGCAAAGCGTGATGATGATATTAAACTCCTGGAAGCTATTATTCAAACACTTGGAGGAAAGGAATCTATTTCCACGTCTATGTAA
- the LOC107631633 gene encoding pentatricopeptide repeat-containing protein At5g18390, mitochondrial: MLTNRATLIQLLRNSILNAKTLTTTATATSSNRDEYFTAIHHVSNIVRKDFYMERTLNKLRITVTPELVFRVLRSCSNSPDESLRFFNWACSHHSTSYTPTSVEFEQLLNTLARHKNYNTMWKLIHQFKNPSNSTGSSTMSLSTDAVSSIIECYGTHRLVDQAVQVFNKSPSLFNCPQTVAIYNSLLFALCESKLFHGAYALIRRMIRKGVSPDKRTYSTLVNAWCSNGKMREAQQFLKEMSDKGFNPPVRGRDLLVEGLLNAGYFESAKEMMRKMVKEGSVPDVETFNVLVESVCRTGQVEFCVGLFREVCQLGMVPDVNTYKVLIPAVSKAGLMDEAFRLLHNLVEDGHRPFPSLYAPIIKALCKRGQFDDAFCFFGDMKAKGHPPNRPVYTMLITMCGRGGRFVDAANYLMEMTEMGLVPISRCFDMVADGLKNCGKHDLAKRVEQLEVSIRGV, translated from the coding sequence ATGCTGACTAATCGTGCAACACTCATCCAACTACTCCGCAACTCAATCCTCAATGCGAAAACCCTAACAACCACCGCCACCGCGACCTCTTCTAACCGGGACGAGTACTTCACGGCAATCCACCACGTGTCGAACATCGTGCGGAAGGACTTCTACATGGAGCGAACCCTCAACAAGCTCCGAATAACCGTCACGCCGGAGCTGGTTTTCCGCGTCCTCCGCTCCTGCTCCAACTCCCCCGATGAATCCCTCCGCTTCTTCAACTGGGCCTGCTCCCACCACTCCACCTCCTACACCCCCACGTCCGTGGAGTTCGAACAACTCCTCAACACTCTCGCCCGCCACAAAAACTACAACACCATGTGGAAACTCATCCACCAGTTCAAGAACCCTAGCAACAGCACCGGCTCCAGCACCATGTCCCTCTCCACCGATGCCGTCTCCTCCATCATCGAATGCTATGGCACTCACCGCCTCGTTGACCAGGCTGTCCAGGTCTTTAACAAGTCGCCTTCACTCTTCAACTGTCCCCAAACTGTCGCCATCTACAACTCCCTCCTCTTCGCCCTCTGCGAGTCCAAGCTCTTCCACGGCGCATACGCCTTAATACGCCGCATGATCCGCAAGGGCGTCTCCCCCGACAAGAGGACCTATTCCACCCTTGTCAATGCCTGGTGCTCCAATGGGAAAATGCGTGAGGCGCAGCAGTTCTTAAAGGAAATGAGTGATAAAGGATTCAATCCTCCTGTTAGGGGCAGAGACCTTCTTGTCGAGGGGCTGTTAAACGCAGGCTACTTTGAATCTGCTAAGGAAATGATGAGGAAGATGGTGAAGGAGGGCTCTGTCCCTGATGTGGAAACGTTCAATGTATTGGTGGAATCTGTGTGCAGAACAGGGCAAGTTGAGTTCTGTGTTGGGTTGTTTCGCGAAGTGTGTCAGTTGGGGATGGTGCCCGATGTTAACACCTACAAGGTTCTGATTCCGGCTGTGTCAAAGGCCGGGTTGATGGACGAGGCGTTTAGGCTGTTGCATAATTTGGTTGAGGATGGGCACAGGCCATTTCCTAGCTTGTATGCTCCGATCATTAAGGCATTGTGTAAGAGGGGACAGTTTGATGATGCGTTTTGCTTCTTTGGCGACATGAAAGCGAAAGGGCATCCCCCTAATAGGCCTGTGTATACCATGCTGATAACAATGTGTGGTCGCGGAGGGAGGTTTGTGGATGCTGCTAATTACTTGATGGAGATGACTGAGATGGGATTGGTGCCAATATCAAGGTGTTTTGATATGGTTGCTGATGGGTTGAAGAATTGTGGGAAGCATGATTTGGCCAAGAGGGTGGAACAGCTGGAGGTTTCGATCCGTGGGGTTTGA
- the LOC107631632 gene encoding uncharacterized protein LOC107631632 has protein sequence MAAARFAVLKITGGEMGSILGFRRWMQSVAQSPPLAGIIDNGVQSSQSVLPEFSSQSSYLGGSLELMAVPKKKISKHKRGIRNGPKALKPTPVIVLCKSCGRVKRPHFYCCGGERNRGTE, from the exons ATGGCGGCGGCGAGATTCGCAGTGCTTAAGATCACCGGAGGGGAAATGGGTAGCATTTTAGGGTTCAGAAGGTGGATGCAATCTGTGGCCCAATCTCCTCCTCTAGCTGGGATCATTGACAACGGGGTTCAATCATCACAATCGGTTTTACCTGAGTTCAGTTCCCAAAGTTCCTACCTTGGTGGTTCTTTGGAGCTCATGGCTGTGCCTAAAAAGAAG ATTTCAAAGCATAAAAGAGGAATAAGGAATGGACCCAAAGCTTTGAAACCTACTCCTGTGATTGTCCTATGCAA GAGTTGTGGCCGTGTCAAGCGTCCACACTTctactgttgtggtggagaaCGGAACAGGGGGACCGAATGA